A genomic stretch from Hymenobacter psoromatis includes:
- a CDS encoding arabinogalactan endo-1,4-beta-galactosidase, with product MLLGAASLVAPAASAQTFAKGADVGWLQQMEATGYVFYNEQGQAQDCLAILKDQGINAIRLRVFVNPSNDKASGHCSPAEVVAMAKRATDQGFRVMIDFHYSDTWADPGKQAKPAAWASHSFAQLLTDVYDHTFSTMTMLKAAGVAPEWVQVGNEIPGGMLWPEGSTKNFLQLTQLINKGYEAVKAVSPTSKVVVHLDRGNDNALYRNFFDNLTKNGGKFDVIGMSYYPFWLKQDYTASIADLRANLLDMVARYPGKEVVVAEVGNDYTKVQNTYDMLMATQQAVRAVPQGKGLGVFYWEPEGAKSWSGYQLNAWSDDGKPSPALKAFRAGPTPAKKAR from the coding sequence CTGTTGCTGGGCGCGGCCAGCTTAGTGGCCCCGGCGGCCTCGGCCCAAACCTTTGCCAAAGGGGCCGACGTGGGCTGGCTCCAGCAGATGGAGGCCACGGGCTACGTGTTCTACAACGAGCAGGGGCAGGCCCAGGACTGCCTGGCCATTCTTAAAGACCAGGGCATTAATGCCATCCGGCTGCGGGTGTTCGTCAACCCCTCCAACGACAAAGCCAGCGGCCATTGCAGCCCCGCCGAAGTGGTGGCGATGGCCAAGCGCGCCACTGACCAGGGCTTTCGGGTGATGATTGACTTTCACTACAGCGATACTTGGGCCGACCCCGGCAAGCAGGCCAAGCCCGCCGCCTGGGCCAGCCACTCCTTCGCGCAGCTGCTCACCGACGTGTATGACCACACTTTTAGCACGATGACGATGCTGAAAGCTGCGGGCGTCGCGCCCGAGTGGGTGCAGGTGGGCAACGAAATTCCCGGCGGGATGCTCTGGCCCGAAGGCAGCACTAAAAACTTCCTCCAGCTCACCCAGCTCATCAACAAGGGCTACGAGGCGGTGAAGGCCGTGAGCCCTACCTCCAAAGTGGTCGTCCACCTGGACCGGGGCAACGATAACGCGCTGTACCGCAACTTCTTCGATAACCTTACCAAAAACGGCGGCAAGTTCGATGTCATCGGCATGTCGTACTACCCCTTCTGGCTCAAGCAGGACTACACCGCCTCCATCGCCGACCTGCGCGCCAACCTGCTCGATATGGTGGCCCGCTACCCCGGCAAGGAAGTAGTGGTGGCCGAAGTGGGCAACGACTACACGAAAGTGCAAAACACTTACGATATGCTGATGGCCACTCAGCAGGCCGTGCGCGCCGTGCCCCAGGGCAAGGGCCTGGGCGTATTTTATTGGGAGCCCGAAGGCGCCAAAAGCTGGAGCGGCTACCAGCTCAACGCCTGGAGCGACGATGGCAAGCCCTCGCCTGCGCTCAAAGCCTTCCGGGCTGGCCCGACACCGGCCAAAAAAGCCAGGTAA
- a CDS encoding epimerase gives MKILLTGATGYIGQRLLPVLAAAGHQVVCLVRDARRFALPDTLPEGQHPLVQVLEADLLKPDTLAALPPDIDAAYYLVHSMSGEGGENFFQLEQASAQNFTEYIDRTTARQIIYLSGIANDHDLSVHLRSRSAVEDVLGRAHTAQLTVLRASIIIGSGSASFEIIRDIVEKLPVMVTPRWLNSRCQPLGIRDVMFYLEAVLDNPACLGQRFDLGGPDVLTYKQMLMGLAAVRGYRRWIVTVPVLTPRLSSWWLYLVTSTSFSLAQSLVESLKNDTVVDPARSIARVVPHACMGYREALKLAFRRIEQNEVVSSWSDAMSSGTLRPDYMNAIQIPKNGMFFDRQRRTFTRPVAEVLDNIWRIGGDRGWYKTDWLWRIRGIMDKLVGGVGLRRGRRSPNHLRAGDPLDFWRVLVADPAARRLLLYAEMKLPGEAWLQFRIVDNPDGSHALEQLAAYRPEGLLGRLYWYSVLPFHGIIFKGMVENLISYGR, from the coding sequence ATGAAAATATTGCTCACCGGGGCCACCGGCTACATTGGCCAGCGGCTGCTGCCGGTGCTGGCCGCCGCCGGCCACCAGGTAGTGTGCCTGGTGCGCGATGCCCGCCGCTTCGCCCTGCCCGACACGCTGCCCGAAGGCCAGCACCCGCTGGTGCAGGTGCTAGAGGCCGACCTGCTGAAGCCCGACACCCTGGCCGCCCTACCCCCCGATATTGACGCGGCCTACTACCTGGTGCATTCAATGAGCGGCGAGGGCGGGGAAAACTTTTTTCAGCTGGAACAGGCTTCGGCCCAAAACTTTACGGAGTATATAGACCGCACCACGGCGCGGCAGATTATCTACCTCTCGGGCATTGCCAACGACCACGACCTGAGCGTGCATCTGCGCTCGCGCAGCGCGGTGGAAGACGTGCTGGGCCGCGCCCACACGGCGCAGCTCACGGTGCTGCGAGCCAGCATTATTATCGGCTCGGGGTCGGCGTCGTTCGAGATAATCCGCGACATTGTGGAGAAGCTGCCGGTGATGGTGACGCCGCGCTGGCTTAACTCGCGCTGCCAGCCGCTGGGCATCCGCGACGTGATGTTTTACCTCGAAGCCGTGCTGGATAATCCCGCCTGCCTGGGCCAGCGCTTCGACTTGGGCGGACCTGATGTCTTGACTTACAAGCAGATGCTTATGGGCCTGGCCGCCGTGCGCGGCTACCGGCGCTGGATAGTCACGGTGCCCGTGCTCACGCCCCGGCTCTCGTCGTGGTGGCTGTACCTGGTCACGAGCACCTCGTTTTCACTGGCCCAAAGCCTGGTCGAAAGTCTCAAGAACGACACCGTGGTGGACCCGGCGCGCAGCATCGCGCGGGTGGTGCCGCACGCCTGCATGGGCTACCGCGAGGCGCTGAAGCTGGCCTTCCGGCGCATCGAGCAGAATGAGGTGGTGAGCAGCTGGAGCGATGCCATGAGCAGCGGCACCCTGCGCCCCGACTACATGAACGCCATTCAGATTCCCAAAAACGGGATGTTTTTCGACCGGCAGCGGCGCACTTTTACGCGGCCGGTGGCCGAGGTGCTGGACAATATCTGGCGCATTGGCGGCGACCGCGGCTGGTACAAAACCGACTGGCTCTGGCGCATCCGCGGCATCATGGACAAGCTGGTGGGGGGGGTAGGGCTGCGCCGCGGCCGGCGCTCGCCCAACCACCTGCGGGCCGGCGACCCGCTCGATTTCTGGCGCGTGCTGGTGGCCGACCCCGCCGCCCGGCGCTTGCTACTTTATGCCGAGATGAAGCTACCCGGCGAGGCGTGGCTGCAATTCCGCATCGTGGACAACCCCGACGGCAGCCACGCCCTGGAGCAGCTCGCCGCCTACCGCCCCGAGGGCCTGCTGGGCCGCCTGTATTGGTATTCGGTGCTGCCCTTTCACGGCATCATTTTCAAGGGCATGGTGGAGAATTTGATAAGCTACGGGCGATAG
- a CDS encoding cell division protein, whose translation MPATDPALQPLLDALQFSPDNLPLRQHLGELLRQAGRHQEAETLYRDGLHLAPATPALQLGLAEAYFAQRKTSAALVVLEELLAAGPASGPAYLLHARLLLDEQQPAAAHDAYQQALRLDPHLADTALAAKLQAAAPAQPVAAAGLVPPPPAPAEQARLLGLEKPKITFRDVGGMEAVKEEIRLKIIHPLRFPDLYKAYGKATGGGLLLYGPPGCGKTYLARATAGEAQANFISVGIADILDMWLGNSEKNLHQLFELARSQTPCVLFFDEVDALAANRHDLRQSAGRTVINQFLEELDGVSASNEGVLIMAATNAPWQLDPAFRRPGRFDKIVLVTPPDEPARTSILEILLQGKPLAAGVNPAAVAARTASLSGADLKAVVDAAVDTRLRLSMQSGQPLPIEQSDLLGAANTIKPSTKEWFATARNYALYSNAGGLYDDILVYLGLKKPEAGS comes from the coding sequence ATGCCCGCCACCGACCCGGCCCTCCAGCCCCTGCTCGACGCCCTGCAATTTTCGCCCGACAACCTGCCCCTGCGCCAGCACCTGGGCGAGCTGCTGCGCCAGGCCGGCCGGCACCAGGAAGCCGAAACGCTGTACCGCGACGGCCTGCATCTGGCCCCCGCTACCCCCGCCCTTCAGTTGGGCCTGGCTGAAGCCTACTTTGCGCAGCGCAAAACCTCGGCCGCGCTGGTGGTGCTCGAAGAATTGCTGGCCGCCGGCCCCGCCAGCGGCCCCGCCTACCTGCTGCACGCCCGCCTGCTGCTCGATGAGCAGCAGCCCGCTGCCGCCCATGATGCCTACCAGCAAGCGCTGCGCCTGGACCCGCACCTGGCCGACACGGCCCTGGCTGCCAAGCTGCAAGCGGCCGCGCCGGCGCAGCCGGTGGCCGCGGCGGGCCTGGTGCCCCCGCCGCCGGCCCCCGCCGAGCAGGCCCGCCTGCTGGGCCTCGAAAAACCGAAAATTACCTTCCGGGACGTGGGCGGCATGGAGGCCGTGAAGGAGGAAATCCGGCTCAAAATCATCCACCCGCTGCGTTTCCCTGATTTATATAAAGCCTACGGCAAGGCCACCGGCGGCGGGCTGCTGCTCTACGGCCCGCCCGGCTGCGGCAAAACCTACCTGGCCCGCGCCACGGCCGGCGAGGCGCAGGCCAACTTTATCAGCGTGGGTATCGCCGACATTCTGGATATGTGGCTGGGCAACAGCGAAAAAAACCTGCACCAGCTCTTCGAGCTGGCCCGTTCGCAAACGCCCTGCGTGCTGTTTTTTGACGAAGTAGATGCCCTGGCCGCCAACCGCCACGACCTGCGCCAGAGCGCCGGCCGCACCGTCATCAACCAGTTTTTGGAAGAGCTGGACGGCGTGTCGGCCTCCAACGAGGGCGTGCTCATCATGGCCGCCACCAACGCGCCCTGGCAGCTCGACCCCGCCTTCCGCCGCCCCGGCCGCTTCGATAAAATCGTGCTCGTGACCCCACCCGATGAACCCGCCCGGACCAGCATCCTGGAAATTTTGCTTCAGGGCAAGCCGCTAGCGGCCGGCGTAAACCCGGCCGCCGTGGCTGCCCGCACCGCCAGCCTCAGCGGGGCCGACCTCAAGGCCGTGGTAGATGCCGCCGTGGACACCCGCCTGCGCTTGTCCATGCAGAGTGGCCAGCCGCTGCCCATCGAGCAGAGCGACCTTCTCGGCGCGGCTAATACCATCAAGCCCAGCACCAAGGAGTGGTTTGCCACCGCCCGCAACTACGCGCTCTACTCGAACGCGGGTGGCCTCTACGACGACATTCTGGTGTATCTGGGCCTGAAAAAGCCGGAGGCCGGCAGCTAG
- a CDS encoding calpastatin: MTNEHTLQRFLDAQATAYPQALAELKAGRKRGHWMWYIFPQIQGLGFSSTSQHYAIRDAAEAAAYLAHPVLGPRLREISGELLKLASRDASRVFGSPDDLKLRSSMTLFAQVPGADPVFRAVLDAYFGGGPDTKTLELLGL; this comes from the coding sequence ATGACCAACGAGCACACCTTACAACGCTTCCTCGACGCCCAGGCCACGGCCTACCCCCAGGCGCTGGCCGAGCTAAAAGCCGGCCGCAAGCGCGGCCATTGGATGTGGTACATTTTTCCGCAAATTCAGGGCCTGGGCTTTAGCTCGACCTCGCAGCACTACGCTATCCGCGACGCGGCCGAGGCGGCGGCGTATCTGGCGCACCCGGTGCTGGGGCCGCGGCTGCGCGAAATTTCCGGCGAGCTGCTGAAGCTGGCGAGCCGCGATGCGAGCCGCGTTTTTGGCTCGCCCGACGACCTGAAGCTGCGCTCTTCGATGACGCTGTTTGCCCAGGTGCCGGGGGCCGACCCGGTTTTTCGGGCGGTGCTGGACGCGTACTTTGGGGGCGGGCCTGATACTAAGACCTTGGAGCTGCTTGGCTTATAA
- a CDS encoding molecular chaperone HtpG, with translation MSETGSISIHTENIFPIIKKFLYSDHEIFLRELVSNAVDATQKLQSLARQGEFTGEMGELKVRVTVDKEARKITVSDHGLGMTADEIKKYINQIAFSGATEFVEKYKETDAQAKDQIIGQFGLGFYSAFMVSKEVEIWSKSYKEDTLTAHWICDGSTQFTLDEPTGEHAKAERGTDVVLHIADDSDEFLEEARLRTILTKYCKFLPVPIEFEGQLINDTTPIWTKQPADLTDEDYQKFYHELYPMSMDEPLFWIHLNVDYPFHLTGILYFPKVKDELQFSRNKIQLYSRQVFITDEVKDVVPEFLMLLHGVIDSPDIPLNVSRSFLQADANVRKINTYITKKVADKLAELFRKDRAGYEEKWADIGMFVKYGMLSDEKFYERAKDFVLLKSVENKLYMLTEYTEHIQANQQDKDGNTVVLYTTDAERQHGFVAAAQERGYDVLDFDQVLDPHFIGLLEQKLEKTTFKRVDSATASQLIEKEEAPASVLSEDDQKKLEEVFTGAISNPTMHVKVAALSPQDAPVVITQNEFMRRMKDMQRTGGGGMQMFGSLPDSFDVTVNANSPLVQKVLADGGATIAKQAFDLALLTQGMLRGEALTAFVKRSTELL, from the coding sequence ATGTCTGAAACTGGCTCCATTTCCATTCATACCGAGAACATCTTCCCCATAATCAAGAAGTTCCTGTATTCTGACCACGAGATTTTCCTGCGCGAACTGGTCAGCAACGCCGTCGATGCCACCCAAAAATTGCAAAGCCTGGCCCGGCAGGGCGAATTCACGGGCGAGATGGGCGAGTTGAAAGTGCGCGTGACCGTGGACAAGGAAGCCCGCAAAATCACGGTGTCGGACCACGGCCTGGGCATGACGGCCGACGAAATCAAGAAGTACATCAACCAGATTGCCTTCTCCGGGGCCACCGAGTTCGTGGAGAAGTATAAGGAGACCGACGCGCAGGCGAAAGACCAGATAATCGGGCAGTTTGGCCTGGGTTTCTATTCGGCCTTCATGGTGTCGAAAGAAGTTGAAATCTGGTCTAAATCCTATAAGGAAGATACCCTGACGGCACACTGGATTTGCGACGGCAGCACGCAGTTTACCCTGGACGAGCCGACCGGCGAACACGCCAAGGCCGAGCGCGGCACCGACGTGGTGCTGCACATAGCCGATGACTCGGACGAGTTTCTGGAAGAGGCCCGCCTGCGGACCATCCTCACCAAGTACTGCAAGTTCCTGCCCGTTCCAATTGAGTTTGAGGGTCAGCTGATTAACGACACTACCCCCATCTGGACCAAGCAGCCCGCCGACCTCACCGACGAGGACTACCAGAAGTTCTACCACGAGCTGTATCCGATGAGCATGGACGAGCCGCTGTTCTGGATTCACCTGAATGTGGACTATCCGTTTCACCTCACCGGCATTTTGTACTTCCCCAAGGTGAAGGACGAGCTGCAATTCTCGCGCAACAAGATTCAGCTTTACTCGCGGCAGGTGTTCATCACCGACGAGGTGAAGGACGTGGTGCCCGAATTCCTGATGTTATTGCACGGCGTCATCGACTCGCCCGACATCCCGCTAAACGTGTCGCGCAGCTTTCTGCAGGCCGACGCCAACGTGCGTAAAATCAATACCTACATCACTAAGAAAGTCGCCGACAAGCTGGCCGAGCTGTTCCGCAAGGACCGCGCCGGCTATGAGGAGAAATGGGCTGATATTGGGATGTTTGTGAAGTATGGGATGCTCTCGGACGAGAAGTTTTACGAGCGCGCCAAGGATTTTGTGCTGCTGAAAAGCGTGGAGAATAAGTTGTACATGCTCACCGAGTACACCGAGCATATTCAGGCTAACCAGCAGGACAAAGATGGCAACACGGTGGTGCTCTACACCACCGACGCCGAGCGCCAGCACGGCTTTGTGGCGGCCGCCCAGGAGCGCGGCTACGACGTGCTGGACTTCGACCAGGTGCTCGACCCGCACTTCATTGGATTGCTGGAGCAGAAATTGGAGAAAACCACGTTCAAGCGGGTGGATTCGGCCACGGCCAGCCAGCTCATCGAGAAAGAAGAAGCGCCGGCCAGCGTGCTGAGCGAGGACGACCAAAAGAAGCTGGAGGAGGTATTTACCGGGGCCATCAGCAACCCCACGATGCATGTGAAAGTGGCGGCCCTCTCGCCGCAGGACGCGCCGGTGGTTATCACCCAAAACGAGTTTATGCGCCGCATGAAGGACATGCAGCGCACCGGCGGCGGCGGCATGCAGATGTTCGGTTCCCTACCCGACTCGTTTGACGTGACGGTGAACGCCAACAGCCCGCTGGTGCAGAAGGTGCTGGCCGACGGCGGCGCAACCATCGCCAAGCAGGCCTTCGACCTGGCCCTGCTCACGCAAGGTATGCTAAGAGGCGAGGCGCTCACGGCCTTTGTGAAGCGCAGCACCGAACTGCTGTAG